From Variimorphobacter saccharofermentans, one genomic window encodes:
- a CDS encoding Ig-like domain-containing protein, with product MRKLWKKVCTLSLAGIMALSVMQAVIPQKFAYAEGVSREDSKALKLNEQVSGSFSGRGEHWYSFDTGITENGVDSWFLINTVFQKHGGYVYIYDEKGIELDMLDIYLTGEQNKNYIKLDQEKNYYLKVVSGNAKGADYFLELEEIADEGGETMAEAAAIKNNQAYRNSIYPGAYPKDYDWFYVESDQESVNLVLKNSGNVDGSASSGYVYIRAYIYDIDNTELAEISVAKNSSETKSIKVPDGQFYIKIDATSTKGLNYVLTVKEDVEATTVKLNKSNYQINKGKSATLKASFTPGNAMVKLSWKTSNKKVVTVDKNGKIKALAKGKATITVTDIISGNKATCKITVK from the coding sequence ATGAGAAAGCTATGGAAAAAGGTGTGTACCCTAAGTTTGGCAGGCATTATGGCATTATCCGTTATGCAGGCAGTGATACCGCAGAAGTTTGCTTATGCAGAGGGAGTAAGCCGGGAGGATTCAAAAGCCCTGAAGTTGAATGAGCAGGTATCCGGTTCCTTCAGCGGCAGGGGAGAACATTGGTATAGCTTTGATACAGGAATAACAGAAAATGGTGTGGATTCATGGTTCTTAATAAACACAGTTTTCCAAAAGCATGGCGGCTATGTATATATTTATGATGAAAAAGGCATAGAGCTGGATATGCTTGATATCTATTTGACTGGTGAACAAAATAAGAATTATATCAAGCTGGATCAGGAAAAAAACTATTACCTTAAGGTGGTTTCGGGTAACGCAAAGGGGGCGGATTATTTTCTTGAGCTTGAGGAGATAGCTGACGAGGGCGGAGAGACGATGGCTGAGGCTGCAGCGATCAAGAATAACCAGGCTTACCGCAACAGCATATATCCCGGGGCGTATCCGAAGGATTACGATTGGTTTTATGTGGAAAGTGACCAGGAAAGCGTGAATCTCGTACTGAAGAACAGCGGGAATGTGGATGGAAGTGCCAGTAGTGGTTATGTATATATAAGGGCATATATCTATGATATCGATAATACCGAGCTTGCCGAGATCAGTGTTGCTAAAAACAGCAGCGAGACAAAAAGCATCAAGGTACCGGACGGACAGTTCTATATAAAGATCGACGCGACCTCGACAAAGGGCCTGAATTATGTACTGACCGTTAAGGAGGATGTCGAGGCTACTACAGTAAAGCTTAACAAATCCAATTATCAGATAAATAAGGGCAAAAGTGCTACACTAAAGGCGAGCTTTACCCCTGGTAATGCCATGGTTAAGCTAAGCTGGAAAACCTCGAATAAAAAGGTGGTCACAGTAGATAAAAACGGAAAGATTAAGGCTCTTGCCAAGGGAAAAGCAACCATCACGGTTACGGATATAATCAGTGGAAACAAGGCCACCTGCAAGATAACGGTGAAGTAA
- a CDS encoding leucine-rich repeat domain-containing protein gives MIGRTDVKNNRNTITIILLFAILAAAAFLTAAELAVRVSAEELDWYDEKVIETFKQGGIKYFVTKKPKGTAPGEAYVGGCEDSVTKLVIKGRLKRDSNKKEYTVKGIVDGAFQYNQRITSLKITPGLRDIGANAFSGCVNLKKAELDGGITKIGKDAFWQCGKLEGIRLPSGLTYLGAGAFSQCVSITEIDLPKGVKRIYPNTFAGCDSVTKVKMHNAVTHIDEMAFYDCKKLEKLTLSKNLAYIGDAALCCCERLTAVELPFKLKTLGKSAFASCTALKNIVIPENVVSIGEACFRNCATLRSITMGNKVTKLESEFCYDCEALESIKLSSKLETIENSAFYGCKQLKTVDLPATLKSIGRHAFHRCEMLDGISLPKSLEKIEYGAFSNAGLSSITIPGKVKVIEGCAFDNNRRLEKVVIQEGTERIEEYCFANCIELSEIEFPSTVNYIGCGALDYTAWYKVFEDPYLSYENLETKFIDHVMVNDILVFISGYKLAYNEIDTSAGIMERSTYLLPKEELVIPENTRMIYSINCADRITKSGRVILNEGLEIIGKRAFYDSSALTELILPESVTEIGSEAFWNTGMKEISLPDGIQKIASDFFVSQDADSELIVRVRKNSRTHKELLKLMKSEEVAWKIKTY, from the coding sequence ATGATAGGAAGGACGGACGTAAAAAACAATCGTAACACAATCACTATCATACTTTTATTCGCAATACTGGCTGCTGCAGCTTTTCTTACTGCTGCAGAGCTGGCAGTGCGAGTATCAGCTGAGGAGCTTGACTGGTATGATGAGAAGGTGATTGAAACCTTTAAGCAGGGAGGAATAAAATATTTTGTAACCAAGAAACCGAAGGGAACGGCTCCGGGCGAGGCATATGTCGGCGGCTGTGAAGATAGTGTCACGAAGCTGGTGATCAAGGGTAGGCTTAAACGTGATTCCAATAAAAAGGAATACACAGTAAAGGGAATCGTGGACGGAGCATTTCAGTACAATCAAAGAATAACCTCACTAAAAATAACCCCAGGGCTTCGTGATATCGGTGCCAATGCCTTTTCGGGCTGTGTGAATCTGAAAAAGGCAGAGCTGGATGGCGGTATTACAAAAATCGGTAAAGATGCCTTTTGGCAATGTGGTAAGCTGGAAGGCATAAGGCTGCCGTCAGGGCTTACATATCTTGGGGCAGGAGCCTTCAGCCAGTGCGTTTCAATTACTGAGATAGACCTGCCCAAGGGTGTAAAACGTATTTATCCGAATACCTTCGCCGGCTGCGATTCCGTCACAAAAGTCAAAATGCATAACGCTGTCACGCATATTGACGAAATGGCTTTTTACGATTGCAAGAAGCTGGAAAAACTTACTCTTTCAAAAAATCTTGCCTATATCGGAGACGCAGCCCTTTGCTGCTGTGAGAGACTGACTGCGGTAGAGCTGCCTTTCAAGCTTAAGACACTTGGGAAAAGTGCCTTTGCAAGCTGTACAGCATTAAAGAATATAGTTATACCAGAGAATGTTGTATCAATTGGCGAGGCTTGCTTTCGCAATTGTGCTACTTTACGGAGTATAACAATGGGAAATAAGGTGACTAAGCTTGAAAGTGAGTTTTGCTATGACTGTGAAGCATTGGAGAGTATCAAGCTTTCATCTAAGCTGGAGACAATAGAAAACAGCGCATTTTACGGGTGCAAGCAGCTAAAAACGGTTGATTTACCGGCGACGCTTAAAAGCATCGGGAGGCATGCCTTTCATCGATGCGAGATGCTGGATGGCATATCATTGCCAAAGAGTCTGGAAAAAATTGAATACGGTGCATTTTCCAATGCAGGACTTAGCAGTATCACTATTCCGGGGAAGGTAAAGGTAATCGAGGGATGTGCCTTCGATAACAACAGAAGGCTAGAAAAAGTAGTTATTCAGGAAGGAACAGAGAGGATAGAGGAATACTGCTTTGCAAACTGCATCGAGTTATCGGAGATTGAGTTTCCTTCCACCGTGAATTACATCGGATGCGGGGCTCTTGACTACACGGCATGGTATAAGGTATTCGAGGATCCGTACCTCTCGTATGAAAATTTGGAGACAAAGTTTATCGATCATGTCATGGTCAATGATATTCTTGTATTTATCTCGGGGTATAAGCTTGCATATAACGAGATTGATACAAGTGCGGGTATTATGGAAAGGAGCACTTATCTGCTGCCCAAGGAGGAGCTGGTCATTCCTGAAAATACGCGCATGATTTACAGTATCAACTGTGCGGACCGCATCACAAAAAGTGGAAGGGTAATACTGAATGAAGGTCTTGAGATTATAGGCAAGAGAGCCTTTTATGACAGCAGTGCACTGACGGAGCTTATTCTGCCGGAGAGTGTAACGGAGATTGGCAGCGAAGCCTTTTGGAATACAGGAATGAAAGAGATTTCACTTCCGGATGGTATACAGAAAATCGCATCTGATTTCTTCGTATCCCAGGATGCGGACAGTGAACTTATCGTTCGGGTCAGGAAGAACAGCAGGACTCATAAGGAGCTTTTGAAGCTGATGAAGAGTGAAGAGGTTGCATGGAAAATAAAAACCTATTAG
- a CDS encoding leucine-rich repeat domain-containing protein — MKDGRRLIVTLLIMVTVLAASTAFPAAAAAASDTFEQEGILYQYWTTEKTTARVVGCKDTVSELLIPEKAGGATVTDIWEGAFEGNRVIRSVSIPRTAKEVGANAFRGCTNLSKVTLGDYKAWCGEEKPYLESQGMILGNCAFEGCTSLEEISLPANVWGKNSENKYAFQGSGLKKVIYNDTDWNYVTMRGCDKLEVIVFKNCALKIGEDKFKDLPALKEVYADNAERMTFVWGTANDLTKGGAFYNCPKLRDVYLSYQSYKENDYTRYSHFYYELSSKDPKYNTFCFRSSDKNVVKMVNNAQFQLAGNGSADLTGPNCPFTLHINVGEQKARKNISDCSVELAKNSYSKTGKSMRARVIVKDKGKLLKNERDYTVSYRNNDKIGTAEAVVQGMGSYQGSVSKAYSIIPLYPELCGVSVEAKKLTLKWNEVEEADGYVIYYAKKKSGKYTRLAELRGRTEYTTEKIKEGNFVKLKSYTEVNGKKYYSSDSAAEQL, encoded by the coding sequence ATGAAGGATGGTAGAAGATTAATAGTAACTTTATTAATAATGGTAACAGTGCTTGCGGCATCAACGGCTTTCCCGGCGGCAGCTGCGGCGGCATCGGATACCTTTGAGCAGGAGGGAATATTATATCAGTACTGGACAACGGAGAAAACGACAGCGAGGGTAGTTGGTTGCAAGGACACCGTATCAGAGCTGTTGATTCCGGAAAAGGCAGGAGGGGCAACCGTCACAGATATATGGGAAGGCGCATTCGAAGGCAATAGGGTGATTCGTTCCGTATCAATACCTAGAACCGCAAAGGAAGTGGGAGCGAACGCATTCCGCGGCTGCACGAATCTGTCAAAAGTGACCCTCGGTGACTATAAGGCATGGTGCGGGGAAGAAAAGCCTTATCTGGAAAGTCAGGGAATGATTCTGGGGAATTGTGCCTTTGAGGGCTGTACATCACTGGAAGAAATAAGTCTTCCTGCCAATGTTTGGGGAAAAAATTCAGAGAATAAATATGCCTTTCAGGGTTCGGGACTAAAAAAGGTAATCTATAATGACACAGATTGGAATTATGTCACAATGAGAGGCTGTGATAAGCTTGAGGTGATTGTATTCAAAAATTGTGCTCTGAAGATTGGGGAAGACAAATTCAAGGATCTTCCGGCGTTAAAGGAGGTATATGCCGATAATGCTGAGAGAATGACATTCGTATGGGGAACAGCCAATGATCTGACGAAGGGAGGGGCTTTCTATAACTGTCCGAAGCTGAGGGACGTATATCTTTCCTATCAATCATATAAAGAAAATGATTATACCAGATACAGTCATTTTTATTATGAGCTTTCTTCTAAGGATCCTAAGTATAATACCTTTTGTTTTCGCTCCTCAGATAAGAATGTTGTAAAGATGGTAAATAATGCGCAGTTCCAGCTTGCAGGCAACGGAAGTGCCGATTTGACCGGACCAAATTGTCCTTTTACCCTTCATATTAACGTGGGAGAACAGAAAGCACGAAAGAACATATCGGACTGCTCTGTTGAACTCGCAAAAAACTCCTACAGTAAGACAGGTAAAAGCATGCGGGCGAGAGTGATCGTAAAGGACAAAGGAAAATTGCTTAAAAATGAAAGAGACTATACCGTTTCCTACCGAAACAATGACAAAATCGGAACAGCCGAAGCTGTTGTCCAGGGTATGGGAAGCTACCAGGGTTCTGTTTCAAAGGCTTATTCCATAATACCCTTGTACCCGGAGCTCTGCGGGGTATCGGTAGAAGCAAAAAAGCTAACGCTGAAATGGAATGAGGTAGAGGAAGCGGATGGATATGTTATTTATTATGCAAAGAAAAAATCTGGCAAGTATACCAGGCTTGCAGAACTCAGGGGAAGGACGGAATATACCACAGAGAAGATAAAAGAGGGGAATTTTGTCAAGCTTAAGTCATATACGGAGGTGAATGGCAAAAAGTACTACAGCAGCGATTCGGCGGCAGAACAGCTATAG
- a CDS encoding relaxase/mobilization nuclease domain-containing protein, translated as MAYTKIHAIKATVHKAITYICNPDKTDENILISSFGCSPETAQYDFKFALSKTRQSDENKAFHLIQSFLPGEVTYEEAHRIGTELADKLLEGKYSYVVSTHIDKGHVHNHLIFCAADNIEHKKYNDCKRSYYHIRHLSDDLCKEHDLSVITPDKNKSKSYKEWQDEKFSATDIPAIKKDINAMIKAASTYEEFIALMRAKGYEITGETFEENARKYISFRPMGRERAVRGSARSLGTEYTKEDIKKRILSKSKKRLPFPQKNTSNKKLIDTSQEKFQNSPGLKHWADIQNLKAAANAYANVENLTALEEKIASSTAITNTAKASLVELEKRMKTLAEIIKYAEQYQENLPYNLRYKKSPNPDAYFRKHEAQLILFDGAKHMLQSFGLSLHSVDLQKLKASYQELECKHSDVKKIYVSTFSDLTKLKNSYKNITRYLSNNIAENPTIENLIL; from the coding sequence ATGGCATACACAAAAATCCATGCTATCAAAGCAACCGTGCATAAAGCAATAACCTATATCTGCAATCCGGATAAAACTGATGAAAATATCCTGATTTCTTCCTTTGGGTGCAGTCCCGAAACGGCACAATATGACTTCAAATTCGCCCTGTCAAAGACCAGACAGTCTGACGAAAATAAAGCCTTTCATCTCATTCAATCCTTCCTTCCTGGAGAGGTAACTTATGAGGAAGCTCATCGCATTGGAACAGAGCTTGCTGACAAACTTTTGGAAGGGAAATACTCTTATGTAGTCAGCACCCATATTGATAAAGGTCACGTTCACAATCATCTTATTTTCTGTGCTGCAGACAACATTGAGCATAAGAAATATAATGACTGTAAGCGGAGCTATTACCATATCCGTCACCTGAGTGATGATCTATGTAAGGAACACGATTTATCCGTCATTACTCCCGACAAAAACAAAAGCAAATCCTACAAAGAGTGGCAGGATGAAAAATTCTCTGCCACTGACATTCCAGCCATCAAAAAAGACATCAATGCCATGATAAAAGCAGCTTCCACCTATGAAGAATTTATTGCGCTGATGCGGGCAAAAGGTTACGAAATCACAGGCGAAACATTTGAAGAAAATGCTCGAAAATATATTTCTTTTCGACCTATGGGCAGAGAGCGTGCTGTGCGTGGCAGTGCACGCTCTTTGGGAACGGAATATACCAAAGAAGACATCAAGAAACGTATCCTTTCCAAGAGCAAAAAAAGGTTGCCTTTCCCACAAAAAAATACTTCAAACAAGAAACTAATCGATACTTCTCAGGAGAAGTTTCAGAATAGCCCTGGTCTGAAGCATTGGGCTGATATTCAAAATCTTAAAGCTGCTGCAAATGCCTATGCAAATGTTGAAAATCTGACTGCTTTGGAAGAAAAAATTGCTTCCTCTACTGCCATTACAAACACCGCAAAGGCATCCCTTGTAGAGCTTGAAAAACGAATGAAAACACTTGCGGAAATTATCAAATATGCAGAACAGTATCAAGAGAATCTTCCATATAACCTGCGTTATAAGAAATCTCCAAATCCTGATGCTTATTTCAGAAAACACGAAGCACAACTTATTCTTTTTGATGGGGCAAAACATATGCTACAAAGTTTTGGATTATCCTTACATTCAGTTGACTTACAAAAATTAAAGGCTTCCTATCAAGAGTTGGAATGTAAACATTCCGATGTCAAAAAAATATATGTAAGTACATTCTCTGACCTAACCAAACTGAAAAACAGCTACAAAAACATTACACGCTATCTCTCAAACAATATTGCCGAAAATCCAACTATCGAAAATCTTATTCTATAA
- a CDS encoding plasmid mobilization protein has protein sequence MSNENRSRRNELKLFLSDDEQYILEKKWKISGMKSKSAFVRHLILYGYVYDVDYTYLHEYNTSLARIANSLNQIAKQMNTTGNVYEEDVTEIKEMMNTLWHTQKSMLSKQPCIKQ, from the coding sequence ATGAGCAATGAAAACCGAAGCCGCCGAAATGAATTGAAGTTATTTCTAAGTGATGACGAGCAATACATTTTAGAAAAGAAATGGAAAATTTCTGGCATGAAAAGCAAATCCGCTTTTGTCAGGCATCTGATTTTATATGGCTATGTCTATGATGTGGACTATACCTATCTGCATGAATACAACACCAGTCTTGCCCGCATCGCCAACAGCTTAAATCAGATAGCCAAGCAAATGAACACTACCGGAAACGTCTATGAGGAAGATGTTACCGAGATAAAGGAGATGATGAATACCCTATGGCATACACAAAAATCCATGCTATCAAAGCAACCGTGCATAAAGCAATAA
- a CDS encoding LytR/AlgR family response regulator transcription factor has translation MYEIAICDDIQQICEEVYKLVSEELLKRDIDVRIYTYTSGQSLLSAGIIFDILFLDIELERENGLEIAREYPYKKEMRIIFLTSHIEEMPNGYKVRAFRFLTKPIEPAHFEEALFAAIRDIEQDKRFTVTDEEGEHIIRSSEIFYLESQQRSTGVRTRERFARLPLSIEEMKKELDMTQFYCPHKSYIVNMDFIRTIDKGVVILKNDEKIKISRLKMKDFKEKFYDYLRSRANGF, from the coding sequence ATGTACGAGATTGCTATTTGCGATGATATTCAGCAGATATGTGAGGAAGTCTATAAGCTGGTGTCGGAGGAGCTTTTAAAAAGAGATATTGATGTTAGGATATATACTTACACTTCAGGGCAGTCATTACTGAGTGCAGGAATTATTTTTGATATCTTATTTCTGGACATTGAGCTGGAACGGGAAAACGGATTGGAGATTGCAAGGGAATATCCATATAAAAAAGAAATGAGAATTATCTTTTTGACTTCCCACATAGAAGAAATGCCGAATGGATATAAGGTGCGGGCATTCCGCTTTCTCACAAAACCAATAGAGCCAGCACATTTTGAAGAAGCATTGTTTGCGGCAATTAGAGATATAGAGCAGGATAAACGATTTACTGTGACAGATGAAGAGGGTGAGCATATCATCCGCTCATCGGAGATATTCTATCTGGAATCACAGCAGCGATCTACTGGGGTTAGGACAAGGGAACGGTTCGCCCGACTGCCATTATCTATTGAAGAAATGAAAAAAGAATTGGATATGACACAGTTCTATTGTCCACACAAAAGCTACATCGTAAATATGGATTTTATCAGAACTATTGACAAGGGAGTGGTCATTTTGAAAAACGATGAAAAAATTAAAATCAGCAGACTGAAAATGAAGGACTTCAAGGAAAAATTTTATGATTATCTTAGGAGCAGAGCGAATGGGTTTTGA